The following are encoded in a window of Candidatus Polarisedimenticolia bacterium genomic DNA:
- the pstB gene encoding phosphate ABC transporter ATP-binding protein PstB: protein MGFHYPGRQALKDINLTVPEHRVTAIIGPSGCGKSTLIKSINRIAEIGTDVKVEGEVLFDGSNVYAPGTDLVDLRRRVGMLFQKPNPFPKSIFENVAFGPRIHRAPRRSELEAIVEKSLRQAALWDEVSDRLHTSAMALSGGQQQRVCLARVLAVDPEVILMDEPCSALDPISTARIEELIDELRSRYTVVIVTHNMQQAARVSDRTAFLLSGALVEVDRTEKIFTNPSDRRTEDYITGRFG from the coding sequence ATGGGCTTCCACTATCCGGGCCGGCAGGCGCTGAAGGACATCAACCTCACCGTGCCGGAGCATCGCGTGACCGCCATCATCGGTCCTTCCGGCTGCGGGAAGTCCACCCTGATCAAATCGATCAACCGGATCGCCGAGATCGGCACCGACGTGAAGGTGGAAGGCGAGGTCCTCTTCGACGGCAGCAACGTCTACGCGCCCGGCACCGACCTGGTGGACTTGCGGCGCCGCGTCGGCATGCTGTTCCAGAAGCCGAACCCGTTTCCCAAGTCGATCTTCGAGAACGTCGCGTTCGGCCCCCGCATCCACCGTGCGCCCCGGCGCTCCGAGCTGGAGGCCATCGTGGAGAAGAGCCTGCGGCAGGCGGCGCTGTGGGACGAGGTCTCGGATCGGCTGCACACCTCCGCCATGGCGCTGTCGGGCGGCCAGCAGCAGCGCGTCTGCCTGGCGCGGGTGCTGGCGGTGGATCCGGAGGTCATCCTCATGGACGAGCCCTGCTCGGCGCTCGATCCCATCTCCACGGCGCGCATCGAGGAGCTGATCGACGAGCTCAGGAGCCGCTACACGGTGGTCATCGTCACCCACAACATGCAGCAGGCGGCCCGGGTCTCGGATCGAACCGCGTTCCTGCTGAGCGGCGCCCTGGTGGAAGTGGACCGGACGGAGAAGATCTTCACCAATCCTTCCGATCGGCGGACCGAGGACTACATCACCGGCCGCTTCGGATAG